The following are from one region of the Nymphaea colorata isolate Beijing-Zhang1983 chromosome 7, ASM883128v2, whole genome shotgun sequence genome:
- the LOC116257966 gene encoding uncharacterized protein LOC116257966 isoform X5, with protein sequence MVKFPAPDSWQRRHADNSFQMQIEILTLTALSALTNSPVAGQSLENVITGVPAETISQSEQGGSMKEEDATVIEQALQDRSSNIHELSDSFVQWVIHGETLCNCT encoded by the exons ATGGTGAAGTTTCCGGCTCCAG ATTCGTGGCAACGGCGGCATGCAGACAACTCTTTCCAGATGCAAATAGAGATTCTTACTTTAACAGCGCT ATCTGCACTCACCAATTCCCCTGTTGCTGGCCAATCATTGGAGAATGTGATAACCGGTGTCCCTGCTGAAACGATATCCCAAAGTGAGCAGGGAGGAAGCATGAAG GAAGAAGATGCGACAGTGATAGAGCAAGCTTTGCAGGACAGATCTTCCAATATACACGAGTTGTCAGATAGTTTCGTGCAATGGGTTATCCATGGAGAGACCCTGTGTAACTGTACATAG
- the LOC116257966 gene encoding uncharacterized protein LOC116257966 isoform X4: MVKFPAPVDSWQRRHADNSFQMQIEILTLTALSALTNSPVAGQSLENVITGVPAETISQSEQGGSMKEEDATVIEQALQDRSSNIHELSDSFVQWVIHGETLCNCT, translated from the exons ATGGTGAAGTTTCCGGCTCCAG TAGATTCGTGGCAACGGCGGCATGCAGACAACTCTTTCCAGATGCAAATAGAGATTCTTACTTTAACAGCGCT ATCTGCACTCACCAATTCCCCTGTTGCTGGCCAATCATTGGAGAATGTGATAACCGGTGTCCCTGCTGAAACGATATCCCAAAGTGAGCAGGGAGGAAGCATGAAG GAAGAAGATGCGACAGTGATAGAGCAAGCTTTGCAGGACAGATCTTCCAATATACACGAGTTGTCAGATAGTTTCGTGCAATGGGTTATCCATGGAGAGACCCTGTGTAACTGTACATAG
- the LOC116257966 gene encoding phosphoinositide phosphatase SAC4-like isoform X3, with translation MTSDGEVSGSRFVATAACRQLFPDANRDSYFNSAVSEHSPGSILSSSNFVGIDWLSSSGNSCEDETYEGSALTNSPVAGQSLENVITGVPAETISQSEQGGSMKEEDATVIEQALQDRSSNIHELSDSFVQWVIHGETLCNCT, from the exons ATGACAAGTGATGGTGAAGTTTCCGGCTCCAG ATTCGTGGCAACGGCGGCATGCAGACAACTCTTTCCAGATGCAAATAGAGATTCTTACTTTAACAGCGCTGTAAGTGAGCACAGCCCTGGGAGCATTCTAAGCAGCTCAAATTTCGTAGGCATTGATTGGTTGTCATCATCTGGTAACTCTTGTGAGGATGAAACTTATGAAGG ATCTGCACTCACCAATTCCCCTGTTGCTGGCCAATCATTGGAGAATGTGATAACCGGTGTCCCTGCTGAAACGATATCCCAAAGTGAGCAGGGAGGAAGCATGAAG GAAGAAGATGCGACAGTGATAGAGCAAGCTTTGCAGGACAGATCTTCCAATATACACGAGTTGTCAGATAGTTTCGTGCAATGGGTTATCCATGGAGAGACCCTGTGTAACTGTACATAG
- the LOC116257966 gene encoding phosphoinositide phosphatase SAC4-like isoform X2, giving the protein MTSDGEVSGSSRFVATAACRQLFPDANRDSYFNSAVSEHSPGSILSSSNFVGIDWLSSSGNSCEDETYEGSALTNSPVAGQSLENVITGVPAETISQSEQGGSMKEEDATVIEQALQDRSSNIHELSDSFVQWVIHGETLCNCT; this is encoded by the exons ATGACAAGTGATGGTGAAGTTTCCGGCTCCAG TAGATTCGTGGCAACGGCGGCATGCAGACAACTCTTTCCAGATGCAAATAGAGATTCTTACTTTAACAGCGCTGTAAGTGAGCACAGCCCTGGGAGCATTCTAAGCAGCTCAAATTTCGTAGGCATTGATTGGTTGTCATCATCTGGTAACTCTTGTGAGGATGAAACTTATGAAGG ATCTGCACTCACCAATTCCCCTGTTGCTGGCCAATCATTGGAGAATGTGATAACCGGTGTCCCTGCTGAAACGATATCCCAAAGTGAGCAGGGAGGAAGCATGAAG GAAGAAGATGCGACAGTGATAGAGCAAGCTTTGCAGGACAGATCTTCCAATATACACGAGTTGTCAGATAGTTTCGTGCAATGGGTTATCCATGGAGAGACCCTGTGTAACTGTACATAG